From the genome of Thauera chlorobenzoica:
TTGACCACCCCGAAGTGGTGGCCGTGCTTGAGGACGAGCTCGACCTGCTGATGGTCGACGAATTCCAGGATACGAGCCCGATCCAGCTCGCGCTCTTCCTCAAGCTCGCCCGCTTTGCGAAGCGGGTGTATTGGGTCGGTGACATCAAGCAGGCGATCTACGGCTTTCGCGGCAGCGATACCGCGCTGATGCAGTCCATCCTCGCGGCGCTCCCTGCGCTCGGCGGGCGCAAGGAAGTGCTGCCAGCGTCCTGGCGTTCCCGCCCCGAGCTGGTGAAGCTCGTCAACGCCGTCTTCTCGCATGCCTTTGCCGGTACCCTCCCGCCCGAGGAGGTGGCCCTGAAGCCCACCCGTGACGATGATCTCCCCGGTGCGGTCCTGGCCAACTGGTTGCTCGGTGGCAAGAACATCGGCGAGGAAGGCAGCGCGCTGGCTGCGGGGGTGCGCAGGCTTGTCGACTCGGGCTATCTCATCCACGACAAGGTGCATAAGACGATGCGCCCGATGCGCTATGGCGACATCGCCCTCCTCGCCGCCTCGCACGAGCGCGTGAAGACCTGGGGCGCGGCGCTGTCGACGCAGGGCGTCCCGGTAGCGACTGCGCGGCCCGGACTGCTCGCCACCCCCGAAGTCACCCTGGCGCTGGCCTGCCTGCGCCGACTCAACGACCCGGGCGACACCCTCGCCAGCGCCGAGATCGTGTCACTCACCGACAGCGCGGACCCTGAGCAGTGGGTGGCCGACCGCTTGCGTTATCTCGCCACGGGTGCAGCACAAGATTCGTGGCGGGAGGTCGCCATCGACGGCCACCCCGCGCACCCGGTGCTGGAGACCTTGCGCAAGCTGCGCGCGGCGCTGCCGGTGCTCGCGCCCCGCGAAGCGCTGGCCACGGTGATGGCAGCGTGTGCGCTGCCCGAGAAGGTGCTGCGCTGGCGCAGCGCGCACGGTGCAGGTGCCGATGGTGCCCGCATGCGCCTGGCCAACCTCGAGGCCTTGCTCGCGCTCGCCGAGCAGTACGAAGCGCTGTGCCGCAGCGGGCAGCACGCCGCCTCGGTGTCGGGCCTCATCCTGTGGCTGGGCGAAGTCGCCGGGCAAGGCCAGGACCTGCTGGCTGAGCCCGCCATCGACGCCGTCAAGCTGATGACGCACCACGCCGCCAAGGGGCTGGAGTGGCCCGTCGTCGTGCTCACCGACCTGGCCAAGGACATCAAGGACCGGCTGTGGTCGATCTCCGCACACACGAGCGCGCCGTTCGATGCGCACCAGCCCCTGGCCGCGCGCTTCATCCGCTACTGGCCCTGGCCCTTCGGGCAGCAGCAGAAGGTGGCGGTTGCCGACGAGATCGCGCTGACCGACGCGGCGGCGGCGTTTCGCGCAGCAGCGATCGAGGAGGAGAAGCGGCTGCTCTACGTCAGCATGACGCGCGCGCGCGACCTGCTCGTTCTGGCCGTTATGATCAGCTA
Proteins encoded in this window:
- a CDS encoding UvrD-helicase domain-containing protein is translated as MTTPLNADITFISAGTGSGKTHRLTELLQEELTVRAARPAGVIATTFTRKAAAELRERVRAHLLQQGRFALANAMGQARIGTVNSVCDQLVARFAFEAGLSVEQQVLEEARAALLLDKAIDAVLDEAQLDALLALVERLGLKNSWNGEQEEWKAALQTLVNQIRSNDIPLEQLDDFAKANAGALLAHFPSPADEDLDAALLQAIRVAMPEIEALAAAGDKKNTTAYLALVKDFKRELERKAAPWGTWIKLSKSAPEASLRVTIEPISALASRVAEHPGLHADLRGYLDLMFALAGRALVYYQAVKQEMGMLDFADQEHQLLGILDHPEVVAVLEDELDLLMVDEFQDTSPIQLALFLKLARFAKRVYWVGDIKQAIYGFRGSDTALMQSILAALPALGGRKEVLPASWRSRPELVKLVNAVFSHAFAGTLPPEEVALKPTRDDDLPGAVLANWLLGGKNIGEEGSALAAGVRRLVDSGYLIHDKVHKTMRPMRYGDIALLAASHERVKTWGAALSTQGVPVATARPGLLATPEVTLALACLRRLNDPGDTLASAEIVSLTDSADPEQWVADRLRYLATGAAQDSWREVAIDGHPAHPVLETLRKLRAALPVLAPREALATVMAACALPEKVLRWRSAHGAGADGARMRLANLEALLALAEQYEALCRSGQHAASVSGLILWLGEVAGQGQDLLAEPAIDAVKLMTHHAAKGLEWPVVVLTDLAKDIKDRLWSISAHTSAPFDAHQPLAARFIRYWPWPFGQQQKVAVADEIALTDAAAAFRAAAIEEEKRLLYVSMTRARDLLVLAVMISYP